A window of Mytilus edulis chromosome 10, xbMytEdul2.2, whole genome shotgun sequence contains these coding sequences:
- the LOC139492561 gene encoding uncharacterized protein gives MANIETKLTTLDKIESRLNKMETKCGSMDNEIIDCKKRISTLEQSAQFLSNAHDDLKGLKLKVDTINSGVELTKNENKEVRDKLVDIESQNLKQNLVFFELEEASENNEGAKGGATGEKGGATGSTYNENCVNKILEFCENQLKIENAKDKITLEKAYRLGKRKDGAAKPRPIVVKFRKFEDREMIRSVSNRLKNTNYGISPQYPKEVLERRKKLVPIMLKERKKKQKSLYCWRQIVC, from the coding sequence ATGGCCAATATAGAAACAAAATTAACAACACTTGACAAAATAGAGTCCCGATTAAACAAAATGGAAACAAAATGTGGTTCTATGGATAACGAAATTATAGACTGTAAAAAGCGCATTAGCACATTAGAACAAAGTGCACAATTTCTGTCAAATGCACACGACGATCTAAAAGGTTTGAAATTAAAAGTAGACACTATTAACTCTGGTGTAGAATtgacgaaaaatgaaaacaaagagGTTCGTGATAAACTAGTGGATATTGAATCCCAAAATCTAAAGCAAAATTTAGTATTCTTTGAACTTGAGGAAGCTAGTGAAAACAATGAAGGAGCTAAGGGGGGTGCAACGGGAGAAAAGGGGGGTGCAACGGGATCAACATATAATGAAAACTGTGTAAACAAAATTTTGGAATTCTGTGAAAACCAACTGAAAATAGAAAACGCAAAAGACAAGATAACCTTGGAAAAAGCGTATCGCTTAGGAAAAAGGAAAGATGGAGCAGCCAAACCAAGACCAATTGTGGTGAAATTTAGAAAATTCGAGGATCGTGAAATGATCCGCAGTGTCTCAAACCGTTTAAAAAACACCAATTATGGTATAAGCCCACAGTATCCCAAAGAGGTTCTAGAAAGACGGAAAAAACTGGTACCCATCATGCtcaaagaaaggaaaaaaaaacaaaaaagcttaTATTGCTGGAGACAAATTGTATGTTAA